The Sesamum indicum cultivar Zhongzhi No. 13 linkage group LG9, S_indicum_v1.0, whole genome shotgun sequence genome segment CTCCTAAGTCTTGCTCTAAGAAGGTCCCCCTTCAAATAAGCCCTCCTCCAAGGATGCACAATAATTTTGCTCCGTGCAAGAGCTATCCAtagtatatatacatgtctTTGTTACTTAAAATTCTCTTGCAGGAAATAAAAGTCCTAAACTGAAGTAGGCACAAAAAACACCCGTTAAAACCCTCATCCATGGAAGCACCCTCATAAAAAGCCCTGCTCCATGCAGGCATGAAGTAAGCTCTCTTTTTATTCTAAGCATGCTTATGTTAATCACATTCTTTGCAGGAAttcggaaaaagaaaaaaaaaagataaaagaaaagttcATTCTTTGGGCCCCACCTCTGAAGACTTCTACTCTAAATAAGCATCGAAATCTCTACTTATTAGAGTGGGGGCTATTAATGTGCATAAAGATTAGCTAGCCTAAAGAGGCCCAAGTGAAAAGAAACGATAGGCCCGTAACATCCTATGAGACCCAAGAGGACCTGGAAAGCGGCATTGGCAGGTGCCCCTCAAAAGCCAGATTGGGAAAGGGAAGAGGCTGAAGGCATCTCCTACTCGGAGCATGATCAAAGCCCGATAAATATTCGACCTAAAAAGCCaacacatatttttaatatttagcctaaaatatgcatatataaatttataaaataataacctttcaatattattgtttaaaaataaatatgtttttttattccttagaaaaataaatcaaaattattgggTCCATCGATCCAAGTCCAAAATTTTCATGGCCAGTAGGGTCTTGGGTATTGACAAATCCAATCCATTGCCATCCTTATTAATGACTAAGAGTATTTacgtaaaataattttagttgaatgttattttttatacttcgTGATATTATTTGTCGACATAAATtatgacataaaaattaattatgaattgctcaaattttcaaatataatgataagtgaataaataatttaaaatttaaaattaaagtaactAATCTTGTCAGAATacgaaaatattattagatgttagagttttaaattatattatgaatttattattcaaaaaatatgtgaatcttccgagaaaatataataatattgcaTGGAATAAGAGAACTAATATGCGGGATTCTTCATACTGGAATatagtgataatatttttgaacattaatttttcttatgcaTTCTCTCAACACAATTTCTAACATAGTAAATATGAAAagttagaaattaatttttaagtaataatgtaatattttgacctcACCAATTGATTGCAATCAATATCATCATTATTGTTTTATGAGATACATTCTTACAATATTGACTTTGGAACATTTCTATGGTAACCCAATATGATGGTGAGACAATCTGCGCATAGATGGATGGTTTCAatgtttatgttttattatgtATAGATTAGCACAAAGAATGAGAGTAAagtaaaaatgacaaattcaGGGCACCCAAAGTTTGAGTTTTTTGACTTTTTCCAGCCGAAGTTAATGAGTTATTATATTGGAAGAGGAGTAAAGTGCAAGCCCATATTAGTTTTTATAGTAAAtgttaattcataataaattgtTAAATATCTATTGTAGGTTATTATGTACTCGTTAAGTGAATATATCGCAGTctgttaaaagaaaatatattatctttaCCAAAATAATGCCAAACCATCATCATACTCtccaataaaaattttaaaattgaagcttATTTATCAATCCTTACACAATCTCCCTAAACCCTGCACAAGGcctttttccccctttttctCTTGCCTATAAACACACAATTATAGTTTATAGGTAGACGCATAACAACTTGGCTATTATTTAAGCAATCTactaatagaaataattaaaaggtGCATTCTGATAGATCCTTATCAGGACATTACCAGTGGAGCTGTTCCTATTCCACAAACGTTAAAAAGCTAACCAGTTTTGGAGCTTCGGTCCAACAATACAAAAAGGACTATTTTTTAAGCAAGGATGTAGAAACTCATTGGAAGAGGAAAATTACTGAACCTACTTCTACTCATATTCCTGAAGGAAGGAGGAATTCCTTTCCCGCTTCTTGTGAAGTCCAAAACCTACTGATTCTAAGAGAAACCAGAGAGCCGGCTTCCCCAGTTATAGTTCGCTCTCATCTGATTTTCCATCATTCAGTGTTTTCCCATTCACTCCTACAAGCTCAGTGTCAAAGATGAGTGTTGCACCACCTGCCAGCGTTGAAGTCAAAAGAGCAATAAAATTGTCAGTTTTTTATCGTATGGCCTCAAATTAACAATAAGAGAAGtggaaaatgaattttagtgTAGAGAACATTACGTAGAATTCGCGTAGGGTAATCCTGTATCAGATCAAGTGACTGCAACATggaaattagatttattaccTGGGATGGTAGGTGGGGACCCTTGCTCTCCATAACCAAGTTTAGAAGGAATTTTCAACTTCCGTTTCTCTCCCAAGCACATCCCTAGTATTCCTTGATCCCATCCTGCAAATAGCAACTTTCTGtttaatttgagaaataagggaaaaaaaggGATTTCCAAATTTGGACATTTACTTTTAAGAGTATTGCCTGCATGGAATATTAACAGATACAACCTTTTAGCAGGGTCTTCATAATACTAATCAGTTGCTTATCTATAAATGAGGAATCAGATGGTAGGTTTTTCCCACCTTCCAAAATGAAGAATAAGAAATTGCCAGATATATATGCTGAATGTTCCATAAATGGTCTCAGCTCATTATGTTACCTTAAATTGACTTTGCATATAACTCAACCTTTGACATCATTTGTctgttaataattatttctgtcTGATGTTTCCAATAAATCATGCTAACTGCAAGGGGTGATCAGTAAATAGTCAGAAATGGTTTTCCATAATGAGTGAACAGCCTCCAGctaaatgaaaataagaagaGTGTGTTTCCTCTCATATTCCATTAAGGGAAGGCCTCTTATGAAACATTGTTGTTGTCATTCGCAAATCTATGTTCCACATTTTGCGTGCAATGTGTCCATCGTTGAATTCAAATTACACTTTCATCTTTTCGTATACAAAAACTAAAGGCCTTATATTGGATTGTTTACGTCCATTTTGTCTTGAGCAGCAGCTGGCCTTTTCTGGCCACTCTGCACTCAGTCCGTTACACActagaaatattatatcagAAAACATGCAAAAGTGAGAGTGTAGTAACGAAGGTTATAGTTTGGTACTATAAAGATGTACTCCAGTAGTACCAGGATGAGGAAAAGCAAGTGCGTATGCATTTCACAACCAAAACATGCTTGATAGTTGAAAAACTGGTGCAATggtaaaggaaagaaagaatgaTGCCAAAGACTAACACGTACTAACCTTTAATTACTTGACCACTGCCCAGTTCAAAATCAATTGGATCTCCCCTTTCAAAGCTGGAATCAAAAACAGTTCCATCTGTAAGCTTTCCCTGCAAACACCATTAGAATTTAGATCCGCCGAGCAGAGAACGAATTCAGCTTATTGGAAATTATACGCCATCCTCATAATTCCTGACATTTGTAATTCCATGGACAACTTAACTTCCTCccaaaaaaacattaaaggCTCAAAACACATGCAACAAAAAGTTATAGCACTCTTTGACTTCAGCAATGTGGAGATGCAAGAAATACATTGTCAATATTTTCAGCCGCTTATCTTTGTTATTTTGGCATCCTGATTTTGTGTGTGGGCAGGTAGGGCTGTAAAGAAGATGTAATTCCACTCACCCTGTAGTGCACTTTAACACTGTCGCCTTTGTGAGCCTGAACGTCACAAGTTTTGGGCTTGTACTGCAACAATAAGTAATGGAAGAAAGTACAAGTCAACAACATGATTAAGTAAAGGTAGAATCTATACCAACAACTTAAGAAGGGAGGCTAAGGGTGCCCCAGTAAAGAACAATGATAAAAATAGTAAAGCAGCTAATAGAACAGCTTAAATATccatataattcaaaatgtgCATTATCTTGGCTGCTTTTAACCTAGTCTACTGTTTCCAGCTGTATGGTTTGCTTTCTTATGCCTTACTGCaccttattttataaaacccTGCACAGCCAAACGAGgtttaacttaaatatatgtaCAAGACCAGACAGTTTATCCAATTCCATTAGCCTAACCCTCCAAGGGAGTAATCCATACATTCTTTTCCTATCTCAAAGTCACATATGCAATAAACAATAATCTCTTTCTATTcatgtcaaaatataaagCTGCAGTAACAATCTAGAGttacaaaatttgatgaagCATCACGaaagtatttgatatttgcTGGATGTCAATGATTTGCAACACAACACTGCCAAAGTTCATCAGTTATAGCCATAGTGAGTAAAGTGCCTAACAAACTCCCAGTATGCTCTTATCCCCATATTACATTCCAAAGATGGAAATTCTTCCCTTTGACATGCAGCAGCTGTATTACAGCAGTCAACAAAAGAAGCAATAGACCTTATAATATCTAGTTAGGTgactgaaaaataaagtatactCATTTACTTACTTCCTGCGAATTAAATTGCAGAACCTAGACAAATTTTAGCTGATTAATCACTTTCCGTCAATATACTCGCTGATCATCAGTAATAGAATTAAGGTTCGATAGATCAATATCGAGCAGCAAGTAACATCCCCAGTCTTCGACGGCATTAACTTCGCATTTCAGACGCAATCTAACGGACAAAAAGTCAGTTACAATTAATGGAAAGCATATTTACCTTCACACCAATCTGTAGCTCCGTCACATCTCCAGATTTCTTCGCCGAACCTGCAAACACAAATAACGAAATCAAACATCGtcttttacatttaataaaaaattctctagCTTCCTGCTCAACTAAAAGCATTtacataaatcaaaatattcagATCTAAAAACTTAATCCAATAAAAAACTTGCACGACAATCCccaacaagaaaatggaaaagatcATAAAgctaattgcatttttcttcaCCTAATGCAATGAAAgccagaagaagaaagatTGAAGCGACGTTCAACGCAGAGGTTGGCCTCATTTTTCGAAGAAGTTGATCCTAATGAATTTCCAGATTCCGATTTTCCTCTGAGCTAATTTGCCTCTTCTCTCAATCAACACGAGCTGCAGTAGTTATCGTGTGGCTTCACGCCCATAACAGGTGAGAGTGCAGCTCCAACGCAATATTGCTAGGGTGCGCCAATCAAAATTTGACATGTCAGCAAGTGACATGTTACTGGCCACGTAGCTTAGTTCGCCGTTGGGTATATGAGTTAAGGAGgaatagaaaatgaaaggaaaagagagggggaaaagaaaatctcactaaatacaaattcttataatttaaaaataaacaatgaagcaaaatactatttatttattaataacttgtgtttgtgtaaaaaataagaattaactaaaatgatttttagtattttttaaaaataataattaaaatttttgttattcatAGCacttattcaataattaaatgataaaattttatacatgaAACTTGAATGTAGCATAAAAGTTGCAAAGAGTAGCCCAGCCCATCCGGGCAGCCCAATGGCCCAACCCGTACCTATACGGACTCACCCAACAACATCATTCATTGCTGCTGCCCATTACTCTCAATTGCAGTCTGAAAAAAATCACGTGCACTGGACCCAATCGCACGGCAATAAAATCATTGGTTAggattttaagaataaattacacttttggtccctatAATTTGGATCAAAATCTATTTCCGTCCctgaatattttgagaaattattttgatccttaattttttttacgaattgttataatttagaatcaatcattaaaattaggaTGAAACTAACTAAGTTGGAGAATACGATCAGTTTAATTTTGGCCTTCTTCACATGTGTTACACGGTATGGCCGTGTTCCCCAACTCTGTTAATTTTACTcgaattttaataattgaatcaaaatcataatgatttataaaaattagggaTCAAAATCGATTTTGACCCAAATATAGGGACCCAAAGTGTAATTTTCCAGAAAAATACTGAAAAGAagattttaaatgataataattttattttttcttatccGAAGTTGAAGATAGACGcggtataaataattttaggcTAGTTCAACGTTTTGgaatacataaaaaagattaagaCAGCTCAACTATTTagaatataaatgaatatatttatttaaagagTTGCTGGAAGTGGAACGGAAGCACATGAGGCCAACGTTACCTCTGATTTAATAAActctattataaattaatatatcatgtGGTTTGTATCTAGACAAGCAGGTCTTGATAATCACTACCTGTCCTCATTTGGAACAAATATAAACTGGGTCTGTCACTATGTGCGTGGTATGTGAGTGTGTCATGACGGTACCCATTACTTCACTAACAAAACTGTGTTCAATAATTTGCTGTCAAGAAACCTGCACATTCATAACATCTACActtaaaatacatacatatatatattgtcacATCTAAACTATCcgtatatttatttgattttgtttaaaattgaaatttacaaattaagaTCTTGAATGatctgtaaatttttaaaactctATTCACCTAGCAAAATGGGGCAAATTTGTGAGACGCATATAAAGTCAAAATAAACAGAGCTCAAATAATAGGATATTGCTTGTATTGCACGCTACATCATTTGGCGTATATTATGGGAACGAGATCATGTGCGCTTGTCTAGAGGACTGACAATATAGGCTGACTTCTCATATTAATTgtaaatgatgaatttgaatgaCTTGTAAACCTTAATGTTTTCTCCCCAGCAAAGTCTCATCGTTTAATATGACACTAAATATTTTGCACGCtgcattatttttctatttgcaaggttaattatttttatattattaaaaaaattataaaaatttaatttatataaaatatataacaaatttataCATCCATgacttgaattaatttttttcttttaaaaaagaaagcacCGTGAATGTCCTCCACAACATGATTtcaatgttttttatttaattttattttttataaattaattatattcaattaattattaacaacataataaaattaaaaaaattataattttaatatgttggataaattttaatattataatttttttaattttattatattgttaataattaattgaagataattaatttataaaaataaaattaaacaaaaatatatatatattaaattatgtcGTGAAAGACATCCACGACATggcttttttttaaaaaagaaaaaaaaaattgagccATGGATCACATCCACAACTTGTTATAAacttattacatattttataattatcttaataatataaaaaaattaaccctttatttgCATGTGTCACATAACAATTgaatttgacaaattaatttGGTCGTtcagaatttatatatttaacttctATCAAAAGTCGGAGTATAGTCGagattttgtagaaaaaaaaaattaagtagaaCAAAAAAGTACACactattagaaaaaaaaaatgtcatatGACGATGTTGTATTACTACTGATTACGtacatgaattattattttattaagagTTATAATAGTAGattttacaaatatagaaAAGAGCAATATTAAACATTGTCAAAGTTACTACGTAAcagatataaaatttaataatcggTAATATGGGAAAGTCATATAATTCTCGAAGAGTGAGGATTGAAAAGTGAAGAATCGTGAAAAGTGTGGGTAAAGTTGAGggacttaaaagaaaaaaaaaaaagcagtgGGTGTATCTGAAAAAAGGAGGGAATAATTGCAAGAAAAAGGCCTTTTGGCTGGAGGGAATAAAGAAGGTTTAAAGCTTCGGCCTAGCAGCTGCTCGTTTGCATTCCGGATCCAAAGCTTGAAGGATTAATTTCATgtacatcttattttttataacattatttatttatatgtgaatttttaaaaatttgaattttgtattttttatatttaaatacacgtagaaatatataattttatttacataaaatatgaaattagatGTGCACAAATGATGtatgtattataataaataatgataatcTTTGTGTACGTAAGTAggtttagaaaaaataaataaatccaataAAGTCTCGCCCGACTTTATATAACAagtaaaatcatgaaaaaaatgTACCTTCTATAATTAACAAAAccttattcaaatattaaggtataagtattaaaatcaagaagaagTATGTTCAACCATCCAATGATATCAGtgtttattatcttatttcaataataatttcttgttACTTAATATCCAtctgtatattttaatatgatatgTAATTGATGCAAGCAAAAGTCGCTTGCTAATGAAGTTTTGGGACTCAAAATCTTTCGGCCAAATCCTTTGCAAGCCTAAGAAAGGGGACTTACAAAATAACATTTCGACGACCAAGTTAGTAAATAGTTGTcgaaaaatgaattaaaaataaatacagtaGCAAAAGGTGTTTTGGAGATGAGAGAATATATTGTTGATGAAAAGTGTTTGAATAGTAAACTAGTATATATGTG includes the following:
- the LOC105170120 gene encoding FK506-binding protein 2-like, which gives rise to MRPTSALNVASIFLLLAFIALGSAKKSGDVTELQIGVKYKPKTCDVQAHKGDSVKVHYRGKLTDGTVFDSSFERGDPIDFELGSGQVIKGWDQGILGMCLGEKRKLKIPSKLGYGEQGSPPTIPGGATLIFDTELVGVNGKTLNDGKSDESEL